A DNA window from Spirochaeta cellobiosiphila DSM 17781 contains the following coding sequences:
- the hydE gene encoding [FeFe] hydrogenase H-cluster radical SAM maturase HydE yields MLSTSSAIEYYKNDPSLLYKEAYDICQEVFQDKVYIRGLIEYTNYCTCDCQYCGIRRSNSKVNRYRLSIESILNVIDEGVKKGIKTFVLQGGEDPEFNTKQMLLLLTQIRKKYGNSLAITLSCGQKTKQDYQDLFEAGANRYLMRFETSNQKLYERMKNGQKLSSRLNALENLKAIGYETGSGYMTGLPSETDEVRINNALMSKEFGFDMLGIGPFIPHPDTPLGTAKQEPLEYAIRGTALLRVLLPYSNIPATTAAGTLEQNGREQMLKAGANVLMPNLTPTDNKKDYLLYPNKICIDESGFQCIGCMTIRTLSIGKKISLDRGDSQEFHRRQNVQEPN; encoded by the coding sequence ATGTTATCAACCTCCTCTGCAATAGAATACTATAAAAATGACCCATCACTTTTATATAAAGAAGCTTACGATATATGCCAGGAAGTTTTCCAAGACAAAGTATATATAAGAGGTCTGATCGAATATACCAATTACTGTACATGTGATTGTCAGTACTGCGGAATCAGAAGATCAAATTCTAAAGTTAATAGGTACAGACTATCTATTGAATCAATTCTAAACGTCATAGATGAGGGTGTGAAGAAGGGAATTAAGACTTTTGTGCTTCAAGGAGGTGAAGATCCTGAATTTAATACCAAACAAATGCTTTTACTCCTGACTCAAATACGGAAAAAATATGGTAATAGTCTAGCAATTACATTAAGTTGTGGTCAAAAAACAAAGCAAGATTATCAAGATCTTTTTGAAGCTGGCGCAAACCGTTATTTGATGAGATTTGAAACGTCAAATCAAAAGCTATATGAGAGAATGAAGAATGGACAAAAACTCAGCTCTCGACTTAATGCTTTGGAGAATCTCAAAGCAATTGGCTATGAAACAGGTTCAGGATATATGACAGGTCTGCCTAGTGAAACAGATGAGGTAAGAATCAACAATGCCCTTATGTCTAAAGAATTTGGTTTTGATATGTTAGGAATTGGGCCCTTTATTCCTCACCCAGACACTCCTTTAGGAACAGCGAAACAGGAACCTTTGGAATATGCTATAAGAGGAACTGCTTTATTGCGAGTTTTATTACCATATAGCAATATTCCAGCCACAACAGCAGCAGGAACACTAGAACAAAATGGAAGAGAACAAATGCTTAAAGCAGGAGCCAATGTTCTTATGCCTAACTTGACGCCTACGGATAATAAAAAGGATTACCTTTTGTATCCCAATAAAATTTGTATCGATGAAAGTGGTTTTCAGTGTATTGGATGTATGACAATTAGAACCTTGTCAATCGGTAAAAAGATATCTCTAGATAGAGGAGATAGCCAAGAATTCCATAGGAGACAAAATGTTCAAGAGCCAAACTAA
- a CDS encoding GGDEF domain-containing protein — MSNLTFYLDSQDNSLPIQLCIDEEITVGRLPTNTIQITEKSVSRKHAHIIYTEGAFILTDLKSTNGTFVNGHRITEIQLNSQDSIRFGTREYIYKIKEKDDKREKTLPPEDTVILEQKIQELIKTVKDKKTVEKLQDIKKGFDRRKKDLMDIAYKDGLTNLYNRRYFDKVISDEFHRSQRYNRHLALIMADIDFFKKFNDNYGHQKGDSVLRTTASILKENSRNTDHVCRYGGEEIAIILPEADINSALQSAEKLRYLLEKMSEEIEDVRITASFGVSHFTKGMKKTTDLIDQADAALYEAKKTGRNCVKIYQKGAIAYGSKG; from the coding sequence ATGTCGAATCTAACTTTTTATCTTGATTCACAAGACAACTCGTTACCTATTCAATTATGCATAGACGAAGAAATTACTGTGGGGAGACTTCCAACAAATACGATCCAAATCACAGAAAAGTCAGTATCCAGAAAACACGCACACATAATATACACAGAAGGAGCCTTTATACTTACGGATTTAAAAAGTACAAATGGAACTTTTGTTAATGGGCATAGAATAACGGAAATACAGCTAAATTCTCAAGATAGCATTAGGTTCGGCACGAGAGAGTATATATATAAAATAAAAGAGAAAGATGATAAGAGAGAAAAAACTCTCCCACCAGAAGACACAGTAATATTAGAACAGAAAATTCAGGAACTAATAAAAACCGTTAAAGACAAAAAAACTGTTGAAAAATTACAAGATATCAAGAAGGGTTTTGATAGACGTAAAAAAGATCTAATGGATATAGCGTATAAAGATGGACTAACAAATCTATATAATCGTAGGTATTTCGATAAAGTAATTAGTGACGAGTTTCATAGAAGTCAACGATATAATCGACATTTAGCCTTAATCATGGCAGATATCGATTTTTTCAAAAAATTCAATGATAATTATGGACATCAAAAAGGGGATTCTGTACTAAGAACAACAGCATCTATTTTAAAAGAAAATTCACGTAACACAGATCATGTGTGTCGTTATGGTGGTGAAGAGATTGCCATAATATTACCAGAAGCTGATATTAACTCTGCTTTACAAAGTGCAGAAAAGCTTCGTTATTTATTAGAAAAAATGTCTGAAGAAATTGAAGATGTAAGAATCACAGCCAGTTTTGGAGTTAGCCACTTCACTAAGGGGATGAAGAAGACTACGGACCTAATAGATCAAGCAGATGCAGCTCTTTATGAAGCCAAAAAAACAGGTAGAAATTGTGTTAAGATTTATCAAAAAGGAGCTATTGCATATGGCAGCAAGGGGTAA
- a CDS encoding TM1266 family iron-only hydrogenase system putative regulator encodes MEKRIGILAILVETKECIPSLNKILGQYSDIVLSRQGLPLPQYHINLISIMVKGTNDQIGALSGKLGRLPGLTVKSVLTKFRENSDESRF; translated from the coding sequence ATGGAAAAGAGAATAGGAATACTAGCAATACTTGTAGAAACTAAGGAATGTATACCGAGTTTAAATAAAATTTTAGGCCAATACTCGGATATAGTCCTAAGTCGACAAGGACTACCCTTACCTCAATATCACATCAATCTCATATCTATAATGGTAAAAGGAACAAACGATCAAATAGGCGCTTTGTCTGGAAAATTAGGTAGATTGCCCGGGTTAACAGTAAAATCTGTTTTAACTAAATTTCGGGAGAATAGTGATGAGAGTAGATTTTGA
- the hydF gene encoding [FeFe] hydrogenase H-cluster maturation GTPase HydF encodes MKSIKTPLSEIPNITIVGMPNVGKSSLINNILGKEVSIMSSIPGTTTDPVYKRFELGKAGAVSITDTAGLYEEGHLGQKRGDISLKKIVEADIIIFVTAINTPLSDYEKQIYNKLLENKETIIVATFYDCSPNQEKLKWLEDKYFLKIANVNKSGITALIEQMEKLLAKKEPELTPVENLVKEGDLAVLVTPIDLAAPKGRLILPQVETIRDLLDRDCMSLVVKERELKFAFSNLIKPPRLVITDSQSFHKVAADIPKEQALTSFSILFARKKGDLSLFIKGVKALENLPPKPHILMMEACSHHRQADDIGTVKIPRLIKQLIDIDSHFTFTRQLPSDDELKSVNLIVHCGACMITRNQMISKIKQIDEFKIPLVNYGMFLAWANGLLPRALEPIPEAIDIWNTLEDSQI; translated from the coding sequence ATGAAATCTATTAAAACCCCTTTAAGTGAAATACCCAATATTACTATTGTTGGTATGCCAAACGTCGGTAAGAGTTCTCTTATTAATAATATTCTGGGTAAAGAAGTATCAATAATGAGTTCAATACCTGGAACAACTACAGACCCCGTTTATAAAAGATTTGAACTAGGAAAGGCAGGAGCTGTATCAATAACTGATACAGCAGGTCTTTATGAAGAAGGTCATTTAGGTCAAAAAAGAGGAGATATAAGCTTAAAAAAGATAGTCGAAGCAGACATTATAATCTTCGTTACAGCTATAAACACACCACTATCGGATTATGAAAAACAAATTTACAACAAACTATTAGAAAACAAAGAGACAATTATTGTGGCAACATTTTATGATTGTTCACCCAACCAGGAAAAGTTAAAATGGTTAGAAGATAAATATTTTTTAAAAATAGCAAATGTTAATAAATCTGGTATTACGGCCTTGATAGAACAAATGGAAAAACTACTTGCCAAAAAAGAACCAGAGTTAACACCTGTAGAGAATTTAGTAAAAGAAGGCGATTTAGCAGTATTAGTCACCCCAATTGATCTAGCAGCACCAAAAGGAAGATTGATACTACCTCAGGTTGAAACAATTCGAGATTTACTAGATCGAGATTGTATGAGTCTTGTTGTAAAGGAAAGGGAACTAAAATTTGCATTCTCGAATCTTATTAAACCTCCCCGATTAGTAATTACAGACTCTCAATCTTTTCACAAAGTGGCTGCAGATATACCTAAGGAGCAAGCTTTAACTAGTTTCTCTATACTTTTTGCAAGAAAGAAAGGAGACCTTAGTCTTTTTATCAAAGGAGTCAAGGCTTTAGAAAATTTACCTCCAAAACCTCATATTCTGATGATGGAAGCATGTAGCCATCACCGACAGGCTGACGATATTGGTACTGTAAAAATACCAAGATTAATAAAACAATTAATTGATATAGACAGTCATTTTACTTTTACTCGTCAACTTCCATCGGATGATGAACTAAAATCTGTGAATTTGATTGTTCACTGTGGAGCCTGTATGATAACTCGGAATCAAATGATATCTAAAATAAAGCAAATAGATGAATTTAAAATTCCCCTTGTCAATTATGGTATGTTTTTAGCTTGGGCCAATGGATTATTACCCCGTGCGTTAGAACCTATTCCTGAGGCAATTGATATATGGAATACCTTGGAGGATAGCCAAATATAA
- a CDS encoding tetratricopeptide repeat protein: MTTIPKDFYEAIQAGKDRNYTKSIKILRTMLNGDRIYPPVLLYLCRSYYAIEDYESSLFYGNQFINVDSSEKAGYYFVGRSLLALNRYKQALLCFRKSLQIDPGHALSYSMAGLCYLKLKNPDRALQHLEEAVNLEPNDTQIYAAYINCLQVSAIKEYRQRNYDVSRQMFRFLLENEAPPLMPLTYLIHLARKDEQWQDLITYYQKILEYSETDPILVTQYIEALLKTGQQDKAKSLYESLGEDLPDLDWKNLNDPLYQKYLAYTFYKENDLINAREIAIRILDDTPNDGAINFLLGEIYIKQQNWVYAKECLEDAIQSGINDKEVYIALVVCYWELGQYKNSSKELQRLIRKYKNDKDLNYYLTLSLAYENNKDYNLLTDLTSLIKTRGPDEFLIKAYALELYKWQFYENSYKWCRKYYDTFRALDLSEYLYVLSNEMGTIEEKITYTKIWYELQKNDKKLLKELIDLFIENKEYRNALNYIPSLKNNTDIQRLEAFCYREIGEYAKAILLYRSLLKQNPKDFDYLMNLLLCLSKDNQNTLAVRIAKEAKKQFTHHTELNYLIGILLFKAKDYDNALIEFRNIIDKKPTDWRALSYISQIYTEKGDTIQASKFKTHSDKYRK, translated from the coding sequence ATGACTACAATACCAAAAGACTTTTATGAAGCCATTCAAGCTGGTAAAGATCGCAACTATACAAAATCTATTAAAATTCTAAGAACAATGCTCAATGGAGACAGGATTTATCCTCCTGTTTTATTATATCTATGTAGAAGTTATTATGCCATAGAAGACTATGAAAGCTCTCTATTCTACGGTAATCAATTCATAAATGTAGATTCTAGTGAGAAAGCAGGCTATTACTTCGTTGGTAGATCTCTACTTGCCCTAAACAGATATAAGCAAGCCTTATTATGCTTTCGCAAGAGCTTACAAATTGATCCTGGTCATGCTCTCAGTTATAGTATGGCAGGATTATGTTACCTAAAATTAAAGAATCCAGACAGAGCTTTGCAGCATTTAGAGGAGGCCGTTAATCTGGAACCAAATGACACTCAGATCTATGCTGCCTATATTAATTGTCTACAAGTAAGTGCTATCAAAGAATATAGACAAAGGAATTATGACGTCAGCAGGCAAATGTTTAGATTTTTATTGGAGAATGAAGCCCCTCCACTAATGCCATTAACCTACTTAATACATTTGGCCAGAAAGGATGAACAATGGCAGGATCTTATAACCTATTATCAAAAAATTTTGGAATATTCAGAAACAGATCCTATATTAGTCACACAGTATATTGAAGCCCTTCTTAAAACAGGACAACAGGATAAAGCTAAAAGTCTGTATGAAAGTCTAGGAGAGGATTTACCCGATTTAGATTGGAAAAACCTAAATGACCCTTTGTATCAAAAGTATTTAGCTTACACATTTTATAAAGAGAATGACCTAATCAATGCTAGAGAAATAGCTATAAGAATATTAGATGATACCCCCAATGATGGTGCCATCAATTTCCTATTAGGAGAGATATATATAAAACAACAGAATTGGGTGTATGCAAAAGAATGTCTAGAAGATGCAATCCAATCTGGGATAAACGACAAAGAAGTCTATATCGCTCTTGTGGTATGTTACTGGGAACTCGGTCAATATAAGAACTCATCCAAAGAATTACAAAGACTTATTCGAAAGTACAAAAACGATAAAGATCTCAATTACTACCTAACGTTAAGTCTGGCCTATGAAAATAATAAAGATTATAATTTACTAACTGATTTAACCTCGTTGATAAAAACACGAGGTCCAGATGAGTTTCTAATAAAAGCTTATGCTCTAGAGCTTTATAAATGGCAATTCTATGAGAATTCCTATAAATGGTGTAGAAAATATTATGATACTTTTAGAGCTCTTGATCTATCTGAATACTTGTATGTTCTTTCCAACGAAATGGGGACTATTGAAGAGAAAATTACTTATACTAAAATATGGTATGAGTTACAGAAGAATGACAAAAAACTATTAAAAGAACTTATTGATCTATTTATTGAAAATAAAGAATACAGGAATGCATTAAATTACATACCTTCCCTAAAAAACAATACAGATATACAACGTTTAGAAGCTTTTTGTTATAGAGAAATCGGTGAATATGCAAAAGCTATTTTGTTATATAGAAGCTTACTAAAGCAAAATCCTAAGGACTTTGACTATCTCATGAATTTACTTCTCTGTCTAAGCAAAGATAATCAGAATACTTTAGCCGTACGTATAGCAAAAGAAGCAAAAAAACAATTTACACACCATACTGAATTAAATTATTTAATAGGTATATTGTTATTCAAAGCAAAAGATTATGACAATGCTCTTATAGAATTTCGTAATATTATAGACAAAAAGCCTACAGATTGGAGAGCCTTAAGCTATATAAGTCAAATCTATACGGAAAAAGGTGATACTATACAAGCAAGCAAATTTAAGACGCATTCAGATAAATATAGAAAATAA
- the guaA gene encoding glutamine-hydrolyzing GMP synthase — translation MDKIVILDFGGQTTQLIGRRIRDKGVFTDIYHGEITLEELDLTDVKGIILSGSPYSVYEEGAPEPDYRIFDLGLPILGICYGFQRINTFFGGKVESLSTKEYGRAPVQLLKKNPLFQDIKDGFLSWMSHGDSISEVAPGFELLGVSEHHPAAVYNSEKNIYAIQFHPETSHCEQGFDILGNFALKICKANPEWNMDKYIELECNKIRQKVGDKSVLLLISGGVDSTVAGGLLLKALPSKQVHLMYIDTGLMRKNESEEVANNLKMLGAENLYLINAEDRFLSPLSGIEDPEAKRKIIGDMFIKVQEEEVLRNQIPSDAFLAQGTLYTDLIESGKGVGKKAQVIKSHHNVGSPLVEAKRNAGLIIEPLEMLYKDEVRQLGAILGLNKEVVHRHPFPGPGLGIRVLGEVSKEKCDILREADWIYINELRKRKLYDKIWQAFAVLLPVRSVGVTGDARDYSFVLALRAVTSSDGMSADVYDFPTKDLLEISNMITNSVKEVGRVVYDISSKPPSTIEWE, via the coding sequence ATGGATAAAATAGTTATACTCGACTTTGGTGGACAGACAACACAGCTTATAGGTAGAAGAATACGTGATAAAGGTGTATTTACAGATATCTATCATGGTGAGATCACACTTGAAGAATTGGATTTGACTGATGTTAAAGGCATTATCTTGTCTGGCTCTCCTTATAGCGTTTATGAAGAAGGTGCTCCAGAACCTGATTATAGAATCTTTGATTTAGGTTTGCCTATTTTAGGTATTTGCTATGGTTTCCAAAGAATTAATACATTCTTTGGAGGGAAGGTTGAATCCTTATCTACTAAAGAGTATGGTAGGGCTCCTGTTCAATTACTTAAAAAAAATCCTTTGTTTCAGGATATTAAAGACGGATTCCTTTCATGGATGAGTCATGGCGATTCTATAAGTGAGGTCGCACCTGGTTTTGAACTGCTTGGTGTATCGGAACATCATCCAGCTGCTGTTTATAATTCTGAAAAGAACATTTACGCTATACAATTCCATCCTGAAACATCTCACTGTGAACAAGGCTTTGATATTCTTGGTAATTTTGCTTTAAAAATATGTAAAGCTAATCCTGAATGGAATATGGATAAATATATTGAGTTAGAATGTAATAAAATTAGGCAAAAAGTAGGGGATAAGTCTGTACTACTACTTATATCAGGTGGTGTTGATTCTACCGTTGCAGGTGGTTTACTTTTAAAGGCTTTGCCTTCAAAGCAAGTTCATCTTATGTATATTGATACAGGCTTAATGCGTAAAAATGAATCAGAAGAAGTTGCTAATAATTTAAAGATGTTAGGTGCTGAAAACCTTTATCTTATTAATGCTGAAGATAGATTTCTATCACCTCTTAGCGGTATTGAAGATCCTGAGGCGAAGAGAAAAATAATTGGCGATATGTTCATTAAGGTTCAAGAGGAAGAAGTTCTTAGAAATCAAATTCCATCGGATGCTTTTTTAGCACAAGGGACTCTTTATACAGACTTGATAGAATCTGGCAAAGGAGTTGGAAAAAAGGCACAAGTTATCAAAAGTCATCATAATGTTGGTTCACCACTTGTGGAAGCCAAGAGAAACGCTGGTCTAATTATAGAACCACTTGAAATGTTATATAAAGATGAAGTAAGACAGCTAGGAGCTATTCTTGGTTTGAATAAAGAAGTAGTTCATAGACATCCATTCCCTGGACCTGGTTTAGGTATTAGGGTTTTAGGTGAAGTGAGTAAGGAAAAATGTGATATCCTCCGTGAAGCTGATTGGATTTACATTAATGAGCTTAGAAAAAGAAAGCTATATGATAAAATATGGCAGGCTTTTGCCGTGCTATTACCAGTGCGTTCAGTAGGCGTTACAGGAGATGCTCGAGATTATAGTTTTGTTCTCGCACTACGAGCTGTTACAAGTTCTGATGGTATGTCTGCTGACGTTTACGATTTCCCAACGAAAGACCTGCTTGAGATTAGTAACATGATTACTAACTCTGTCAAAGAGGTCGGTCGAGTCGTATATGATATATCTTCTAAACCTCCTTCAACTATTGAATGGGAATAA
- a CDS encoding lyase family protein: MFKSQTKAANQLYGKEQTPRQFIRSLGYVKLATFKASMELNSSLPPETCLHIESIMGDVIKGVYDEYFTLPLEQGGAGTSLHINYMETIGSILKEKYSIDIDIFEALNIYQSTNDVIPSAFVIMILEGLEEIEQKVIKLQENLVLWEQKTSNHLIWGYTELQRALPIQLGQVFASWAGAIERDRWRISKLQERSRMIPLGGTALGTSFFAPQKYIFKAEQYLRQLTGLALSRSQNLPDSISNWDWLTEVVNGYSLIADNLYKISSDISLYMQSDINILQHPNITFGSSIMGIKQNPVILEFVRGLSLSISNGSKLIGEYSKLGQWQLNPFLPFMISTFIDIHDKTKKTLHSLNDNLLPQMEINTFEEDSYLFSKPEILNLLRPVCHYIDIKNIQKLYKRAEVKTKNDLVQFLQKHIPKADDFWEKYFSYNHITGPLRYDK; this comes from the coding sequence ATGTTCAAGAGCCAAACTAAAGCAGCAAATCAACTGTATGGAAAGGAACAAACTCCAAGACAATTTATAAGATCCTTAGGATATGTAAAATTAGCGACCTTTAAAGCTAGTATGGAACTAAATTCATCTCTGCCACCAGAAACATGTCTACATATAGAATCTATTATGGGAGACGTGATTAAAGGTGTCTATGATGAATATTTCACCCTCCCCCTTGAACAGGGGGGGGCTGGAACTAGTCTACATATTAATTACATGGAAACAATTGGATCTATATTAAAGGAAAAATATAGTATTGATATAGATATTTTTGAAGCTCTAAATATATATCAATCAACAAACGATGTTATACCATCAGCTTTTGTAATCATGATATTGGAAGGCTTGGAAGAGATTGAACAGAAAGTTATAAAACTACAAGAAAACTTAGTTTTGTGGGAGCAAAAAACATCTAACCACCTTATTTGGGGGTATACAGAATTACAAAGGGCATTGCCTATACAATTAGGACAAGTATTTGCTTCTTGGGCAGGTGCTATTGAACGTGATAGATGGAGAATCAGCAAATTACAAGAAAGATCCAGAATGATCCCACTAGGAGGAACAGCTTTAGGAACTTCTTTTTTTGCACCACAGAAATATATTTTCAAAGCCGAACAGTATCTACGACAATTAACAGGATTAGCGCTTAGTAGGAGTCAGAATCTACCTGATTCTATTAGTAATTGGGACTGGTTAACAGAAGTTGTTAATGGCTATTCTCTTATTGCAGATAATCTCTATAAAATATCATCTGATATAAGTCTATATATGCAATCAGATATAAACATATTGCAACATCCTAATATAACATTCGGTTCCTCAATCATGGGGATAAAACAAAATCCTGTAATACTTGAATTTGTAAGAGGGTTATCTTTGTCCATTTCAAATGGAAGTAAATTAATCGGAGAATATAGTAAATTGGGGCAATGGCAATTGAACCCCTTTCTACCATTTATGATATCCACATTTATTGACATACATGATAAAACTAAAAAGACCTTACATTCTCTCAATGATAACCTTCTTCCGCAAATGGAGATAAATACATTTGAGGAAGATTCTTATCTGTTTTCTAAACCAGAAATTCTAAATTTATTAAGACCTGTATGCCATTACATTGATATCAAGAATATTCAAAAGTTATATAAAAGAGCAGAAGTTAAAACTAAAAATGATCTGGTTCAGTTTCTTCAAAAACATATACCGAAAGCTGATGATTTCTGGGAAAAATATTTTAGCTACAACCATATTACAGGGCCATTGAGGTATGATAAATGA
- the hydG gene encoding [FeFe] hydrogenase H-cluster radical SAM maturase HydG: MRVDFDKYKEWTSKESPTEAEFNQVLEKAKELKGLTLEEAAVLLRIEDHQQIQKLMDVASYVKKEIYGKRMVLFAPLYTGNVCCNNCLYCGFRKDNKELKRVVLTQDQISSQVQSILESGHKRLLIICGEEGKNTLPNIVKSIRTAYAVEYKGQHIRRINVEIAPLSVEEFKELKKEQIGTYICFQETYDPELYSHYHISGPKKDYQYRLDVMDRAMEAGIDDVGIGALFGLADYKAEVLSLLAHAEHLEKTFGCGPHTVSVPRIEPAPGTPFSEAVPFPVSDDDFRKIVAILRVALPYTGIILSTRESEQLRKELFAYGVSQISAGSKTNPGGYGKEDSSNDNQFSLGDHRSLEQVIENLVDQDFIPSFCTGCYRLGRVGNDFMDMAKPGLIKCFCLPNGMTSFAEYLHDFANKDLQKKGFDVIDRMMVDLPNSESVTHMKEALTKMEKGERDIYL, translated from the coding sequence ATGAGAGTAGATTTTGATAAGTATAAAGAATGGACAAGTAAAGAAAGCCCAACAGAAGCAGAGTTTAATCAAGTATTAGAGAAAGCCAAGGAACTAAAAGGCTTAACTCTAGAGGAAGCCGCCGTTCTTCTAAGAATTGAGGATCACCAACAAATACAAAAGCTTATGGATGTGGCATCCTATGTTAAAAAAGAAATATATGGTAAAAGGATGGTATTATTCGCCCCTTTATATACTGGAAATGTTTGCTGTAATAACTGTTTGTACTGTGGTTTTAGAAAAGATAACAAAGAACTCAAGAGAGTTGTTCTAACACAAGACCAAATATCATCACAAGTACAATCAATATTAGAATCTGGCCATAAAAGATTACTCATCATATGTGGGGAGGAAGGCAAGAATACTCTTCCCAATATAGTAAAATCGATTAGAACAGCTTATGCTGTTGAATACAAAGGGCAGCATATACGTCGAATAAATGTTGAGATAGCCCCCCTTAGTGTTGAAGAGTTCAAAGAATTAAAGAAAGAACAAATCGGGACTTATATCTGTTTTCAAGAAACCTATGATCCTGAATTATATTCCCATTATCATATCTCTGGACCGAAAAAAGATTATCAATACCGACTAGATGTTATGGATAGAGCTATGGAAGCTGGTATTGATGATGTTGGAATTGGTGCATTATTCGGACTTGCAGACTATAAAGCAGAAGTTTTATCTTTGTTAGCTCATGCAGAACATTTAGAAAAAACGTTTGGTTGCGGACCTCATACAGTATCTGTGCCAAGAATTGAACCTGCACCAGGTACTCCCTTTTCCGAAGCTGTTCCCTTTCCTGTGTCAGATGATGACTTTAGAAAAATAGTTGCCATATTAAGAGTAGCTTTACCATATACAGGAATTATATTAAGTACACGGGAGAGTGAACAATTAAGAAAGGAATTATTTGCCTATGGTGTAAGTCAAATATCGGCTGGAAGTAAAACCAATCCTGGAGGATATGGTAAGGAAGATAGTTCTAATGACAATCAATTTTCTTTAGGAGATCATAGATCTCTCGAACAAGTTATCGAAAACCTAGTAGATCAAGATTTTATACCAAGTTTTTGTACTGGTTGTTATCGTCTAGGACGTGTGGGTAATGATTTTATGGATATGGCAAAACCTGGATTAATAAAATGTTTTTGTTTACCCAATGGAATGACTAGCTTCGCAGAATACCTGCATGATTTTGCTAATAAAGATTTACAGAAAAAAGGATTCGATGTCATTGATCGGATGATGGTTGATTTACCAAACTCAGAATCTGTAACCCATATGAAAGAAGCGTTAACTAAGATGGAAAAAGGAGAAAGAGATATATATCTCTAA